A region of the Andrena cerasifolii isolate SP2316 chromosome 15, iyAndCera1_principal, whole genome shotgun sequence genome:
TCTATGTATTAGGGCTTCCTTATCATTTGCCACCTGTCCGTCAGATGGGCCTTAATCTATTTACGAATCTTTGTCCCCGTGCCCTCCTTTTGGATACTTCCTTCAGAATCCTTTCTGTAGCTCTAATCTTTTTACAGATTCAGTTTCGGGAGAAAGTGTTATGGACCGCAATCACGTTGTTTATCTTCTTAGTATGCTGTCAGGTATGCTGTTTTATCATAAAGTTAACACACGAACGTTCTTATTTCCGAGCAGTTCTAGTGATATTCCAGTCTGTTCTGTCTTTCTAGATTCCTTTGTTCGGTATCATGTCCTCGGACAGCGCGGATCCTTTCTATTGGATCCGTGTGATTCTTGCGTCAAATAGAGGGACGCTCATGGAACTGGGAATTTCTCCCATTGTTACATCTGGTCTGATCATGCAACTGTTGGGTGGCGCGAAGATTATCGAAGTTGGTGACACTCCGAAGGACAGAGCGCTCTTTAATGGTGCACAGAAATGTAAAGGAAACACATTACCCTCTTGAAAAGTATCTTGCTTTTGGGTTACCTcgatttactttttcttttttttcttcatagtGTTTGGTATGGTCATCACTGTTGGTCAAGCTATCGTCTATGTGATGACTGGGATGTACGGCGATCCAACACAAATTGGGGCCGGagtttgtttattaattatcaTTCAACTGTTCGTTGCTGGATTGATTGTCTTGTTGTTGGACGAACTACTCCAGAAAGGATATGGGTTGGGAAGTGGAATCTCTCTCTTCATTGCGACAAATATTTGTGAAACGATAGTATGGAAAGCATGCTCTCCAGCTACTGTCAACACtggtacaattttacaattctcgattctaaaattttgttaccATGTTGGGTGTTATCGAATTATTTATGCTAAATTGTTCTGGTTACAAAACATTACAGGCCGTGGCACAGAGTTCGAGGGTGCAGTGATCGCTCTGTTCCACTTGTTGGCCACGAGACAAGACAAAGTTCGAGCTCTCAGAGAAGCATTCTACAGACAGAACCTTCCCAACCTCATGAACTTACTTGCTACGATCTTAGTGTTCGCTATAGTAATCTATTTCCAGGTAACGTTACGCAGCAGTTACGTAGATTAGAGTCTAGATATACAAAAGAGAACCATGAAATCTATAATTACATTATTGCCAACAGGGATTCCGCGTTGACTTGCCGATCAAATCTGCCAGATACAGAGGCCAGTATAGCAGCTATCCGATCAAACTCTTCTACACAAGCAACATCCCAATCATCCTCCAATCCGCATTAGTCTCCAATCTATACGTAATCTCCCAAATGTTGGCCGTGAAATTCCAAGGGAACATTATAGTGAACCTACTAGGTGTCTGGTCCGACGTCGGTGGTGGTGGTCCAGCACGATCCTATCCTGTCGGAGGATTGTGTTACTATTTGTCACCACCGGAGTCTGTGGGGCACATCGTTCAAGACCCCGTGCACGCTTTCCTTTACATTCTCTTCATGCTTGGTTCTTGCGCTTTCTTCTCGAAGGCGTGGATCGAGGTTTCTGGCAGTTCAGCTAAAGATGTCAGTATCGTGGAGTTATAAATTCTCACCATTCTTTGCCCGTCCGCTGGCAATCATTTGTGAAATTCTGATTTCTTCTTGCAGGTCGCCAAACAATTGAAGGAACAGCAGATGGTGATGAGAGGACACAGAGACCATTCGTTGATCCACGAATTGAACAGATACATTCCTACTGCTGCTGCGTTTGGTGGGTTGTGTATCGGTGCTCTGTCTGTGCTGGCCGACTTCCTCGGTGCGATCGGCTCCGGTACCGGTATACTGCTCGCGGTCACCATCATCTACCAGTACTTCGAGATCTTTGTCAAGGAGCAAAGTGAAATGGGTGGCATGAGTACGCTACTCTTCTAAACGTTAACATACATAGAGACGTTCAAAGTGAACTGTTTTTAATTCTGAAGAACTGCataatataatttattgtaaaataaGCCCGTTCGACGCTGTCGGTGCTGTCGATTACTGGACGGCACTAGAAACATGGAAGGTCTTCAAAGTGAATCAAACCGCACAGCTCTAttccttctttttctttctcactcACTTTCGCTATTCATTATAATAATCGCATACACATATACGTTATGGGACAATCTTCTTGaatgaaaattcttttttttttttttcttttttttgttacgtTACTTGTACTTGTCATATACTcgagaaatatttaattatcgttTCATAGCTATCATGTATCGATTCCACCAGAACCATCAGTGACCGTCAGCTTTTGTTTATGCGTCATGGAAAATAATATACCGCCTTTTGTATATGAATGATCAGTGGGGATTCTGCACTGTGTTAATCAGTATGAACGTGCACGCGTTAACAGAGCGCAGAAGAACGCATTCAAGAGGGGAACGCGCAGGATTTGGATCAGCTCTATGACTGAAACTGCGTACAGTTTAGCGCGCAGTGTATCCGATGGTGTGCCGAATGCATGGGGGAGCACTACTTAAGAAATTTTATACTTTCTATACGTCTGCACCTGTACGTACCGTCGGACCAATACGTTTCAAGTATTGGCGTTAATTCTTTATATCTTAATGAGATATTATATTGTTGTGCACAGGGTCAGGCGTAAATAATGGTGGAATTGAAAAGGGACGTGATCCTTTATGTAAGAATGAATAAAGGAATGTGACGTAAAGTTGTCTCGTACGTAGCTTTGCATTCAAGAATCTTACTGATTATATATTTCTACGTGTCAAGTCTATGTGAACAGTAAACATCGACAGTGATGTAGGTAGTTGAAATAtcattactactactactactctctctctctctctctctctctctctctctctctctctctctctctctctctctctgccagcAAAGCCTTGTGCGAAAAACTTTTCGTCTTTGTGCGAAGAATCCCTTTATCGGTTCTACCATGAATAACGCTTTACTTTGTGTATAGTGAATACGTAGTGTACATACATAGTATAGTTACTTATTCGGGAAGCATGAAATTTATACTAGTTTTGAAAGGAACTTAATATTTAAGTAACATATGAAGAATTAACATGAATTTGAATAGTACAAAACTTTGAAGTTGATTTTCTTGCAAAGTTTTAGCTGGTGTGCTTCAGCAGTCCATGCGTGTATGTTGCGCGCTAATCATATGCAAAACTTGACCGAAATCATCTCCCCTCATCCGACATAACGTAataaacataaaatatgctcgAATGTGAATCACAGGCGTTCAGTGTTGTTGGAATGCTCTGGATTGACACGATGTGTAATATCTTTGGAAGAACGAGCAGCGTGTACATAGGAAgaaagtaattaaatattttcagcattttttactAGTGTTTTATGCTCCGTTATGACACGGAGCCGCGCGAAAGACTTTTCAAAGTCGTCAGGTTTATATAATATGTAAATGGAAGCATATAAAGCGTAAACATTTTGTCAGGACGAGACACCCACCCGAGGGTAATTCGTACAACCAACTGATTCGAACAGTGTTCGCACATCATAGATATATATCATCATTCCTATATTAATATTACGATACAaagtaaattaatatttgttttcttGTATGTATTTAGGAGAATGTGCTTTTATAAAAACTAAAACTTATCATCGCTGTCTTCTACTCCCTCCTCTTCCGTACTATTTCGAGAGTATAGTACGGAGTAGCAAGCTATGTACCTATATGTACCTATATTCGAttgattgtaaaaataatttatccaaCATAGATCTATTACGCAATTCCATGTTTAGAATGTTTTATTTAGAATACTGATTCATATCGTTTGAAAATTGT
Encoded here:
- the Sec61alpha gene encoding SEC61 translocon subunit alpha — protein: MGFKFLEVIKPFCSILPEIEKPRRKIQFREKVLWTAITLFIFLVCCQIPLFGIMSSDSADPFYWIRVILASNRGTLMELGISPIVTSGLIMQLLGGAKIIEVGDTPKDRALFNGAQKLFGMVITVGQAIVYVMTGMYGDPTQIGAGVCLLIIIQLFVAGLIVLLLDELLQKGYGLGSGISLFIATNICETIVWKACSPATVNTGRGTEFEGAVIALFHLLATRQDKVRALREAFYRQNLPNLMNLLATILVFAIVIYFQGFRVDLPIKSARYRGQYSSYPIKLFYTSNIPIILQSALVSNLYVISQMLAVKFQGNIIVNLLGVWSDVGGGGPARSYPVGGLCYYLSPPESVGHIVQDPVHAFLYILFMLGSCAFFSKAWIEVSGSSAKDVAKQLKEQQMVMRGHRDHSLIHELNRYIPTAAAFGGLCIGALSVLADFLGAIGSGTGILLAVTIIYQYFEIFVKEQSEMGGMSTLLF